The following are from one region of the Paenibacillus sabinae T27 genome:
- a CDS encoding ATP-binding protein — protein sequence MGQPLNRHPYIQILLVAVITAIAGEFKINPFAGDIFRIGLGSSAFLLFLLLFRHLPFLLTGVVTGVFILLFRTGLDLAVTDLTVRDSMARHCSAMVYYIVFAVLMSVIKGRVDRFHPLVLGAVAAVIDLLSNEMELLTRLLVLGTTSFRLNEWTYLMAIAMLRTYFTTGLYSSISVSQLRLVQKEQNRRMEQMLGFGSGLYGEVFYLRKSIGTLEQATLDSYELYRSLKDDEDEAHSRRVLHITQQIHEVKKDSQRILAGLTKLVDREVTGDMPLSGILRFTVKSNQKYADMLGKDIMFTRQLTSDYATVSYIPLLTLLNNLTANAVEAIKDKGTIYLNVYEKEDMTVFTVTDSGGGVKERDRELLFEPGFTTKFDEEGVAATGIGLSHVKDIVRLFEGEITVNNAPHAGGAMFKISVPTKKLQKEE from the coding sequence ATGGGGCAGCCGCTTAACCGACATCCATATATTCAGATTCTGCTGGTCGCGGTCATAACCGCGATTGCCGGGGAGTTCAAGATCAATCCCTTCGCCGGCGACATCTTCAGAATCGGTCTGGGCAGCAGTGCATTTCTGCTGTTTTTGCTTTTGTTTCGGCATCTTCCCTTTTTGCTCACGGGTGTAGTAACGGGAGTATTTATCCTGCTGTTCCGAACGGGCCTTGATTTGGCGGTAACGGATTTAACCGTGCGGGATAGTATGGCCAGACACTGCTCGGCAATGGTGTATTATATCGTCTTTGCGGTGCTGATGAGCGTCATAAAAGGCCGGGTGGACCGTTTCCATCCGCTGGTGCTGGGAGCCGTGGCGGCCGTCATCGACCTTCTATCCAATGAGATGGAGCTGCTGACCCGGCTTTTGGTGCTGGGAACGACCTCGTTCCGGCTGAACGAGTGGACGTATCTGATGGCGATCGCCATGCTGAGGACTTATTTTACAACCGGACTGTACAGCAGCATATCCGTCAGCCAGCTTCGGCTGGTGCAGAAGGAACAGAACCGACGGATGGAGCAGATGCTCGGGTTCGGCTCGGGCCTCTACGGGGAAGTATTTTATTTGAGGAAATCGATCGGCACACTCGAACAGGCAACCCTGGACAGCTATGAGCTGTACCGCAGCCTGAAGGATGACGAGGATGAAGCCCACAGCCGCCGGGTGCTGCATATCACGCAGCAAATCCATGAGGTGAAGAAGGATTCGCAGCGGATTCTCGCAGGCCTGACGAAGCTGGTGGACCGTGAGGTTACAGGCGATATGCCGCTGTCGGGCATTCTCCGTTTTACCGTCAAGAGCAACCAGAAGTATGCCGATATGCTGGGCAAGGACATCATGTTTACCCGGCAGCTTACCTCCGATTATGCCACCGTCAGCTATATTCCTCTGCTCACGCTGCTTAACAACCTCACTGCCAATGCCGTTGAAGCGATCAAAGATAAAGGAACGATCTACCTGAACGTATATGAAAAAGAAGACATGACCGTGTTCACCGTCACCGACAGCGGAGGCGGAGTGAAAGAGCGCGACCGGGAATTGCTGTTCGAGCCCGGCTTTACGACCAAATTCGATGAAGAGGGTGTGGCGGCTACGGGGATCGGCCTGTCCCATGTGAAGGATATTGTCCGTTTATTCGAAGGCGAAATAACGGTTAACAATGCTCCTCACGCGGGCGGGGCCATGTTCAAGATCTCGGTTCCCACGAAGAAGCTGCAAAAGGAGGAGTAG
- a CDS encoding DUF47 domain-containing protein gives MKLRKKDIFFETLENMADTIVQAADYFAQHLSDLSDLELFAGEMKKYESQCDTYTHTIIKELNKTFITPLERDDIMALTTSMDDVIDGLDSSATRFYMYNMTETDEYISQFAEILRQSSYEIQKAVHLLSQKKLLAIREHTIRLNDLENQGDEVLRHCTKALFEQVKDPIELIKRKELYERLETTTDKCEDVANMLESIIMRNS, from the coding sequence ATGAAGTTGAGAAAAAAGGACATCTTCTTCGAGACGCTTGAGAATATGGCCGACACGATTGTACAGGCTGCCGATTACTTTGCCCAGCACCTTTCCGATCTTAGCGATCTGGAGCTGTTTGCCGGGGAGATGAAGAAATATGAATCCCAGTGTGACACCTACACGCATACGATAATCAAAGAGCTGAACAAGACCTTCATTACCCCGCTGGAACGCGACGATATTATGGCGCTGACTACGAGCATGGACGACGTTATCGACGGTCTGGATTCCTCTGCTACCCGTTTCTATATGTACAACATGACCGAGACGGACGAGTATATCAGCCAGTTCGCCGAGATTTTGCGCCAAAGCTCCTACGAAATTCAAAAAGCCGTTCATCTGCTGTCCCAGAAGAAGCTGCTGGCCATCCGCGAACATACCATCCGGCTGAACGATCTGGAGAACCAGGGCGATGAGGTGCTGCGCCACTGCACAAAGGCATTGTTCGAGCAGGTTAAAGACCCGATTGAGCTGATCAAACGCAAGGAGCTCTATGAGCGGCTCGAAACGACTACGGATAAATGCGAAGACGTAGCGAACATGCTGGAATCGATCATTATGCGCAACTCATAA
- a CDS encoding ABC transporter permease yields MRKEVKMGIFGLCLVIPSFLLLSVIVIIPIILSFFESLRDESGGYGLSRYVYLFTDEGMRANIVFTLQVTIISCVIVLAVSYALAVYMRFSTGRLVDLIRKTYMIPIFIPGVIATYGLINLLGNHGWLSRWLLLFGGTLPRIIFDQKGIIIANLWFNIPFTTMLLSSALAAIPNAVIESAKDIGAGRLRIFFRIIMPLSYKTFLVAVTFVFMGVIGSFTAPFLVGPNAPQMLGVSMEQVFSVFQEREQAAAISFFTFLLCSVLGYFYIRSMVKEETARP; encoded by the coding sequence ATGAGGAAGGAAGTAAAAATGGGGATATTCGGACTTTGTCTGGTTATCCCCTCCTTTCTCTTGTTGTCGGTGATCGTAATCATTCCGATTATATTATCTTTTTTCGAAAGCTTGCGCGATGAAAGTGGCGGGTACGGGCTGAGCCGTTATGTGTATTTGTTTACTGATGAGGGGATGCGCGCGAATATCGTATTTACCCTTCAGGTGACGATTATTTCCTGTGTGATTGTGCTGGCTGTCAGCTACGCACTTGCGGTATACATGCGCTTCAGCACCGGCAGGCTGGTCGATTTAATCCGCAAAACCTATATGATTCCAATCTTTATTCCAGGGGTTATCGCTACCTATGGCCTGATCAACCTGCTCGGGAACCACGGCTGGCTGTCCCGCTGGCTGCTGCTGTTCGGGGGGACGCTTCCGCGGATTATTTTTGATCAGAAGGGCATTATCATTGCGAATCTCTGGTTCAATATCCCGTTTACGACGATGCTGCTCAGCTCGGCGCTGGCGGCAATTCCGAACGCTGTTATTGAGAGCGCCAAGGATATCGGGGCGGGTCGCTTGCGCATCTTCTTCCGTATCATCATGCCGCTATCGTACAAAACGTTTCTCGTCGCGGTCACCTTCGTATTCATGGGTGTCATCGGATCGTTTACCGCTCCGTTTCTGGTCGGTCCAAATGCTCCCCAAATGCTCGGCGTGTCGATGGAGCAGGTATTCAGCGTCTTCCAGGAGCGCGAGCAGGCTGCGGCGATATCCTTTTTTACGTTCCTGCTGTGCTCGGTGCTCGGCTACTTCTACATCCGTTCGATGGTGAAAGAAGAGACGGCCCGGCCATGA
- a CDS encoding inorganic phosphate transporter: protein MDTSLLVLGIVILLALAFDFINGFHDTANAIATSVSTRALSPRTAIIMAACMNFVGAILFTGVAKRIGGSVTDPTKLDNGIEIVIVTLLAAIIWNLITWWFGIPSSSSHALIGALAGAVYVGAGSDHIKWSGFSEIVEGLIFSPIIAFVIGYIVMTILKWIFARRSPHTVNKGFRTMQILTAAFQSFTHGTNDAQKAMGIITFALLTSGRLDTMEVPLWVKISAATAMALGTSIGGWKIIKTMGTKIFKIEPINGFAADISAASVIFSATMLHLPVSTTHAITSAILGVGSAKRFSAVKWGVAGRIVVTWFITIPISAVLAGLLFKIIF from the coding sequence ATGGATACATCTTTATTAGTGCTAGGCATTGTTATACTACTCGCACTCGCCTTTGATTTTATCAACGGTTTCCATGATACAGCCAACGCGATTGCAACCTCGGTTTCGACCCGGGCGCTTTCGCCGCGGACCGCGATTATTATGGCGGCGTGCATGAATTTTGTCGGCGCGATTCTGTTTACCGGCGTGGCCAAAAGAATCGGCGGCAGTGTAACCGATCCGACGAAGCTGGATAACGGGATCGAGATCGTCATCGTGACGCTTCTGGCTGCGATTATCTGGAACCTCATAACCTGGTGGTTCGGTATCCCTTCGTCCTCTTCCCATGCGCTCATCGGAGCGCTGGCCGGAGCGGTCTACGTAGGGGCGGGTTCGGATCATATTAAATGGAGCGGATTTTCCGAAATTGTGGAGGGGCTTATTTTCTCCCCGATCATTGCTTTCGTCATCGGATATATTGTTATGACCATACTCAAATGGATATTTGCAAGACGAAGTCCGCATACCGTCAACAAGGGCTTCCGTACGATGCAGATTTTGACCGCCGCGTTCCAGTCCTTCACCCACGGGACGAATGATGCGCAGAAGGCGATGGGGATCATTACGTTTGCGCTGCTGACCAGCGGACGCCTGGATACGATGGAAGTACCCCTTTGGGTAAAAATCTCGGCAGCCACGGCAATGGCGCTTGGCACCTCGATCGGCGGCTGGAAGATCATCAAGACGATGGGCACCAAGATTTTCAAAATCGAACCGATCAACGGGTTTGCCGCCGACATTTCGGCCGCTTCCGTTATTTTCTCGGCGACTATGCTGCATTTGCCGGTCAGTACGACCCACGCGATTACATCCGCGATTCTCGGCGTCGGCTCGGCGAAGCGTTTCTCTGCAGTCAAATGGGGTGTAGCAGGCCGGATCGTCGTCACCTGGTTTATTACGATACCGATCAGCGCCGTGCTGGCAGGACTCCTTTTCAAAATTATATTTTAA
- a CDS encoding amino acid ABC transporter ATP-binding protein yields MIDFQKVEKHYGHFHVLKSIDLHVDEGEVVVVVGPSGSGKSTMLRCINRLETITSGGLTVNGAAINDKKTDINKVRRDIGMVFQHFNLYPHKKVIDNITLAPVKVLGVSKSEAEKTAMYYLEKVGIADKAQSYPSQLSGGQQQRVAIARGLAMKPKIMLFDEPTSALDPEMVGEVLDVMRTLAKEGMTMVVVTHEMGFAREVADRVIFMDQGQIVEEAAPEQFFASPREERTRTFLSRVLSH; encoded by the coding sequence TTGATCGATTTTCAAAAGGTAGAGAAGCATTACGGACATTTCCATGTGCTCAAGAGCATCGATCTGCATGTTGATGAAGGGGAAGTGGTCGTCGTGGTCGGTCCGTCCGGCTCCGGCAAGAGTACGATGCTCCGCTGCATCAATCGTCTGGAGACGATCACAAGCGGGGGGCTTACCGTGAACGGGGCTGCCATCAATGACAAGAAGACCGACATCAACAAGGTGCGGCGGGATATCGGGATGGTGTTCCAGCACTTCAATCTGTATCCGCATAAAAAAGTAATCGACAACATTACGCTGGCTCCGGTCAAGGTGCTGGGCGTATCCAAGTCAGAGGCCGAGAAGACGGCCATGTATTATCTGGAGAAGGTCGGCATTGCGGACAAGGCGCAGTCCTATCCAAGCCAGCTGTCCGGCGGACAGCAGCAGCGGGTCGCCATTGCCAGAGGGCTCGCAATGAAGCCGAAAATCATGCTGTTCGACGAACCGACCTCGGCGCTTGATCCGGAAATGGTCGGCGAGGTGCTTGACGTTATGCGCACGCTGGCGAAGGAAGGCATGACGATGGTTGTCGTTACCCATGAGATGGGCTTTGCCCGCGAGGTAGCGGATCGCGTCATCTTCATGGACCAGGGACAGATCGTGGAGGAAGCTGCTCCTGAGCAGTTCTTCGCAAGTCCGCGCGAGGAGCGCACAAGGACTTTTCTCAGCCGGGTATTAAGCCATTAA
- a CDS encoding response regulator, which translates to MPLSFCIVDDDRSARRMLQHIIEDSGLGEVAGTAEGGQEGVRLILEESPDIVLMDLLMPDQDGIETIRSLQAQGCRSKFVMISQIENQDMVGRAYESGIEFFIRKPINRIEVETVLRRVNERYAMSRYLDEIKSSLEKLEGLQFRAAPAIPARRTVKDAVQAILMNMGMIGESGGRDILAIMEILMEREDAGNLPPLKELYETVAARYKESTSDIAKETKAIEQRLRRALATGLAHLASIGLTDYSHPKFEYYAPLYFDFEDVRAKMKEIEQGRESGKTKVNIRKFLQVMVLELQEGRL; encoded by the coding sequence ATGCCGCTTTCTTTCTGTATTGTAGACGACGACCGGAGCGCACGGAGGATGCTGCAGCATATTATTGAGGACAGCGGCCTTGGCGAAGTGGCGGGAACTGCCGAAGGGGGGCAGGAAGGCGTCAGGCTGATTCTGGAGGAATCGCCCGACATCGTGCTGATGGATCTGCTGATGCCCGATCAGGACGGGATCGAGACGATCCGCTCCCTTCAGGCACAGGGCTGCAGGTCCAAGTTCGTCATGATTTCGCAAATCGAGAATCAGGATATGGTCGGGCGGGCGTATGAGAGCGGCATCGAATTTTTCATCCGCAAGCCGATCAACCGGATCGAAGTGGAGACCGTGCTGCGGAGAGTGAACGAGCGCTATGCGATGAGCCGTTACCTCGATGAAATCAAATCGAGCCTGGAGAAGCTGGAGGGGCTTCAATTCAGAGCGGCCCCGGCGATTCCGGCCCGGCGTACGGTAAAGGATGCCGTCCAGGCGATTCTGATGAACATGGGAATGATTGGCGAAAGCGGCGGACGAGATATTTTGGCCATTATGGAAATCCTGATGGAACGGGAGGATGCGGGGAATCTGCCTCCGCTCAAGGAGCTGTATGAAACCGTCGCCGCACGCTACAAGGAGAGCACAAGCGACATCGCCAAAGAGACGAAGGCCATCGAGCAGCGGCTGCGCCGGGCGCTCGCGACCGGGCTGGCCCATCTGGCTTCCATCGGACTGACCGATTACAGCCATCCCAAGTTTGAATATTACGCGCCGCTTTATTTTGATTTCGAAGATGTGCGCGCCAAAATGAAGGAAATCGAGCAGGGCCGGGAATCCGGCAAGACCAAGGTGAATATCCGCAAGTTTTTGCAGGTCATGGTTCTTGAGCTTCAGGAGGGAAGGCTATGA
- a CDS encoding glutamate ABC transporter substrate-binding protein, whose translation MKKSWKLLSVMMIVALFIAALAGCGKDSNNAGGSNAAAGEGGIAKIKERGKLQVGVKFDTKLFGLKDPASGQVEGFDIDISKAIAKHILGDENAIELKEVTSKTRIPMLNNGEIDMVVATMTITEERKKEVDFSDVYFQAGQSLLVKKGSPITGLESLTKDSTVLGSKGSTSVKNIKEKVPGINVLEFDNYQDAFTALKTGKGDALTTDDSILYGMAAQDSNYEVVGKPFTDEPYGIAVQKGNSEVVKAINETLAELKSSGEYDKIYEKWIGKKPAE comes from the coding sequence ATGAAAAAGAGCTGGAAGCTGTTAAGCGTAATGATGATCGTCGCACTGTTCATAGCTGCGCTGGCGGGCTGCGGTAAGGACAGCAACAATGCGGGTGGAAGCAACGCGGCTGCGGGAGAAGGCGGCATTGCCAAAATCAAAGAGCGCGGCAAGCTGCAGGTCGGCGTTAAGTTCGACACGAAGCTGTTCGGTCTGAAGGACCCTGCGAGCGGTCAGGTTGAAGGCTTTGACATCGACATTTCCAAAGCGATCGCAAAGCATATTCTCGGCGACGAGAACGCGATTGAGCTGAAGGAAGTAACCTCCAAGACGCGGATTCCGATGCTGAACAACGGCGAAATCGACATGGTTGTTGCGACGATGACGATTACGGAAGAGCGCAAGAAGGAAGTTGACTTCTCAGACGTCTACTTCCAGGCTGGACAATCGCTGCTGGTGAAGAAAGGCAGTCCTATTACCGGTCTTGAAAGCCTGACGAAGGATTCGACGGTACTGGGCTCCAAGGGCTCCACTTCCGTGAAGAACATCAAGGAGAAGGTTCCGGGCATCAACGTGCTGGAATTCGACAACTATCAGGATGCCTTCACTGCGCTGAAAACAGGCAAGGGCGATGCGCTGACGACGGACGACTCGATCCTGTACGGTATGGCGGCTCAAGATTCGAACTATGAAGTTGTAGGCAAACCGTTCACCGACGAGCCTTACGGCATTGCCGTGCAAAAGGGCAACAGCGAAGTGGTTAAAGCCATCAACGAAACACTGGCCGAGCTGAAATCGAGCGGCGAGTACGACAAAATCTATGAAAAATGGATCGGCAAAAAACCGGCCGAGTAA
- a CDS encoding extracellular solute-binding protein: protein MFRMKKRFTVLSALALSFGILAGCGTANNNSAGSAAAGGSSSPAASNSASSSAPVEIQFYFTGSQNVKNLWDQLTPMFEEKNPDVKVKLVYIPSGTGAQPTYDRILAAKQAGKGSGGIDLYEDGLPVVTQGQKDDLWDTLSTSSVPNLAKVDAKTMQDVANLAVPYRSSAVVLAYNSEKVTTPPRTLDEVFDWIKKNPERFAYNDPSTGGSGSSFVTTTLYKDLPEEAIHNDDPAIMKDWDKGFATLKELGPYLYGKGIYPKKNQGTLDLLTSGEVDMIPAWSDMVLEQLDKGQLPATTKMQQITPGFNGGPTYLMVPKLSDKKEAVYKFLDFVLSPEAQTVMIKTMHGFPGIELTNMPQDIQDSFKGVSEGFRNFNVGELSKEINKRWQSDVAAQ, encoded by the coding sequence ATGTTTCGTATGAAAAAACGTTTTACTGTACTGTCAGCTCTGGCGTTGTCGTTCGGTATTCTGGCCGGTTGCGGTACAGCGAATAACAATTCAGCAGGCTCCGCCGCCGCTGGCGGTTCCTCATCCCCGGCAGCAAGCAATTCCGCCTCTTCCAGCGCACCGGTCGAAATTCAGTTTTATTTTACAGGCTCCCAGAACGTAAAGAACTTGTGGGATCAGCTCACACCCATGTTCGAAGAAAAAAATCCGGACGTCAAAGTGAAACTCGTGTACATTCCTTCCGGAACCGGCGCGCAACCGACCTATGACCGTATTTTGGCCGCCAAGCAAGCAGGCAAGGGATCGGGTGGTATCGACCTTTATGAAGATGGTCTGCCCGTTGTCACTCAAGGTCAAAAAGACGACCTCTGGGATACGCTGAGCACAAGCTCCGTTCCGAATCTCGCCAAAGTGGATGCAAAAACGATGCAGGATGTCGCCAATCTGGCGGTGCCTTACCGTTCGTCAGCCGTCGTGCTCGCTTATAACAGTGAGAAGGTGACTACGCCTCCGCGCACGCTGGACGAGGTGTTCGACTGGATTAAGAAGAATCCTGAGCGTTTTGCTTATAACGACCCGTCCACCGGGGGCTCCGGCAGCTCCTTCGTAACGACGACACTTTATAAAGATCTGCCTGAAGAGGCTATCCATAACGACGATCCGGCCATCATGAAGGATTGGGACAAAGGCTTTGCGACGCTGAAGGAACTGGGACCCTACCTGTACGGCAAAGGCATTTATCCGAAAAAGAATCAGGGCACGCTGGATCTGCTGACGAGCGGAGAGGTCGACATGATTCCGGCCTGGTCGGACATGGTCCTTGAACAACTGGATAAAGGCCAACTGCCGGCAACGACAAAAATGCAGCAGATTACACCGGGCTTCAACGGCGGACCGACTTATCTGATGGTGCCGAAGCTGTCCGACAAGAAAGAAGCCGTCTATAAATTCCTGGACTTCGTCCTGTCGCCGGAAGCGCAAACTGTCATGATTAAGACGATGCACGGCTTCCCGGGAATCGAGCTTACGAACATGCCACAGGATATTCAGGATTCGTTTAAAGGCGTGTCGGAAGGCTTCCGTAATTTCAACGTCGGTGAACTGAGCAAAGAGATCAACAAACGCTGGCAGAGCGACGTGGCGGCTCAATGA
- a CDS encoding amino acid ABC transporter permease, whose translation MQFSILTDYFGTYMEGFRGTILSSLIALAGSFLLGVLIAVFRITPVRALRWFGTGYVEFIRNIPLLLVVYIFYYGPSAFGMSLDGFTAGTIGLSVYTSAFIAEALRAGIAAVPKGQTEAARSSGLNYVQTMIHVILPQAIKLVIPPLGNQFINLIKNSSVLTIVAGLDLMYFADIVNSDTFRTFDTYVFVALFYLVLTLPLSYGMRVWERRLQR comes from the coding sequence ATGCAATTTTCCATTTTGACGGATTATTTCGGCACTTATATGGAAGGATTCCGCGGTACGATTCTTTCCAGCTTGATAGCGCTGGCCGGCAGCTTCCTGCTGGGGGTCCTGATCGCCGTATTCCGCATCACGCCCGTAAGAGCTTTGCGCTGGTTCGGGACGGGATACGTCGAGTTCATCCGCAATATTCCGCTCCTGCTCGTCGTTTATATTTTTTATTACGGTCCCTCGGCGTTCGGAATGTCTCTGGACGGATTTACGGCCGGGACCATCGGTCTTTCGGTGTATACGTCGGCGTTTATCGCCGAAGCGCTTCGCGCAGGGATCGCGGCCGTTCCCAAGGGACAGACGGAAGCCGCGCGCTCATCAGGCCTGAACTATGTTCAGACGATGATCCATGTCATCCTGCCGCAGGCGATCAAGCTGGTTATTCCGCCGCTCGGCAACCAGTTCATCAACCTGATCAAGAACTCGTCGGTGCTGACGATCGTCGCCGGCCTTGATCTGATGTATTTCGCGGATATCGTTAACAGCGATACGTTCCGCACGTTCGACACTTACGTATTCGTTGCACTGTTCTACCTGGTGCTTACGCTGCCGCTCAGCTATGGCATGAGGGTATGGGAGCGCAGACTTCAGCGCTAA
- a CDS encoding DUF3048 domain-containing protein: MMNRNGSRLLGSILMASLLLTACGPQDEGGGGALPTSVPAIATPQPAASAEPSPAADPSPVALSGLTGLPVTETPLPRPLAVMINNAPPARPQSGISRADILYEVLAEGGITRLVAIYQSQSGIGKIGPVRSIRPYLIDIGESYGGITVHAGGSPAAYAILQSGKKNDMDEIGRAGAYFWRDKDRKAPHNLYTSEEKLRKGAEKLGYAGAVNVPDYTFTDPDYVPVGGVPAAGFNVHFLLKSYAVDYKYDAASRTYARWVNGKPHLDREDGTPVAAANVIVMGADHTVLDSAGRLSVNLELGGEALLFQRGQVIRGRWARKAGDIVRFVQDGKEAAMYPGITHILIVPNTPSFDSHVSISVS, from the coding sequence ATGATGAATCGTAACGGCTCCCGGCTTCTCGGGAGCATTCTAATGGCCTCGCTTCTCCTCACCGCCTGCGGTCCGCAGGATGAGGGCGGCGGCGGCGCTCTCCCTACGTCCGTGCCGGCCATTGCCACTCCGCAGCCTGCCGCTTCGGCTGAGCCGTCGCCCGCCGCCGATCCTTCACCGGTGGCCCTGTCGGGACTCACCGGCCTTCCCGTCACGGAAACGCCGCTTCCGCGGCCGCTTGCCGTGATGATTAACAATGCGCCGCCGGCGCGTCCCCAGTCCGGAATCAGCCGGGCGGACATCCTGTACGAGGTGCTGGCGGAGGGCGGAATTACGCGGCTGGTCGCGATCTACCAGAGCCAGTCCGGCATCGGCAAAATCGGGCCTGTCCGAAGTATCCGCCCGTATTTGATCGACATCGGCGAATCTTACGGCGGCATTACCGTGCATGCGGGCGGCAGTCCGGCCGCTTATGCGATTTTGCAGAGCGGGAAGAAGAACGATATGGATGAAATCGGCCGGGCCGGCGCTTATTTCTGGCGGGACAAGGACCGGAAGGCCCCCCATAATCTGTACACGAGCGAAGAGAAGCTTCGGAAGGGCGCGGAGAAGCTCGGATATGCCGGAGCGGTCAATGTTCCCGACTATACATTTACCGATCCGGATTATGTTCCGGTTGGCGGAGTACCCGCGGCCGGATTCAATGTCCATTTTCTGCTCAAAAGCTATGCGGTGGATTACAAATATGATGCCGCTTCGCGCACCTATGCAAGATGGGTTAACGGGAAGCCGCATCTGGACCGGGAGGACGGAACGCCGGTTGCAGCGGCTAACGTGATCGTGATGGGGGCCGACCATACGGTGCTTGACAGCGCCGGGCGGCTGTCCGTCAATCTGGAGCTGGGCGGGGAGGCGCTGCTGTTCCAGCGGGGGCAGGTCATCAGGGGCAGATGGGCCCGGAAAGCCGGCGATATCGTCCGCTTTGTGCAGGACGGGAAGGAAGCGGCAATGTACCCGGGGATCACCCATATTCTCATTGTGCCGAACACCCCTTCCTTTGACAGCCACGTATCGATATCAGTATCCTAG
- a CDS encoding amino acid ABC transporter permease, which yields MDFAGAYSAENLKFLLDGLYITLFVALLAIILSFVFGCIIGVIRYAKVPVLSPICLVLVELIRNLPLLLIIFFMRFALPEVGIKLGLVTAAIAALTIFEAAMISEIVRGGLTSVDKGQIEAGRSSGLTGMQTLWHIVLPQGLRRMVPPLVSQFISLLKDTSLAVIISLADLMHNAGIIIGHGYNYTIPILLLVALIYFTVNFLLSQLSKRLETKNA from the coding sequence ATGGATTTTGCCGGCGCTTATTCGGCGGAAAATCTCAAATTTCTGCTGGACGGCTTGTATATTACGCTGTTCGTCGCTTTATTGGCGATTATTCTCAGCTTCGTGTTCGGCTGCATCATCGGCGTGATCCGCTACGCGAAGGTTCCGGTATTGTCGCCGATCTGCCTCGTGCTGGTGGAACTGATCCGCAATTTGCCGCTGCTGCTCATTATTTTCTTCATGCGTTTTGCGCTGCCAGAGGTCGGCATCAAGCTCGGGCTGGTGACAGCGGCGATTGCGGCGCTGACGATTTTTGAAGCGGCGATGATTTCGGAGATTGTACGCGGCGGACTGACCTCGGTCGATAAAGGGCAGATTGAAGCGGGGCGCTCATCGGGACTTACGGGAATGCAGACGCTGTGGCATATCGTGCTTCCTCAAGGTCTCCGGCGGATGGTTCCGCCGTTGGTCAGCCAGTTTATCTCTCTGCTGAAGGATACGTCGCTGGCGGTGATTATTTCTCTGGCGGATCTGATGCACAACGCCGGAATCATTATCGGACATGGCTATAACTATACGATTCCGATTCTGCTGCTCGTCGCACTGATTTATTTCACCGTCAATTTCCTGCTGTCCCAATTGTCCAAACGCCTGGAAACAAAGAACGCCTGA